A window from Tenacibaculum singaporense encodes these proteins:
- the msrA gene encoding peptide-methionine (S)-S-oxide reductase MsrA yields MTNNKLELITVGGGCFWCVEAVLNQIKGVEEVVSGYMGGTIPGTPTYREICSGLTGHAEVVQATFNPEIISYEELLVMFMTSHDPTTLNRQGADVGTQYRSVIFYHNEEQQQIAEKVVEKLSPYYKDEIVTEISQASTFHKADESHQDFYEKNKDQMYCVVVISPKLAKLKKLYASKLKEQ; encoded by the coding sequence ATGACAAATAATAAATTAGAACTAATTACCGTTGGTGGCGGTTGCTTTTGGTGCGTAGAAGCTGTTTTAAATCAAATAAAAGGAGTAGAAGAAGTTGTATCTGGTTATATGGGAGGAACCATACCAGGAACACCAACTTATAGAGAAATTTGTTCAGGTTTAACAGGGCATGCAGAAGTAGTACAAGCAACATTTAATCCTGAAATAATAAGCTATGAAGAGTTGTTGGTAATGTTTATGACAAGTCATGATCCAACAACTTTAAATAGGCAAGGAGCTGATGTAGGAACGCAATACCGTTCAGTGATTTTTTATCACAATGAAGAACAACAACAAATTGCTGAAAAAGTAGTAGAAAAGTTATCTCCTTATTATAAAGATGAAATTGTAACAGAAATAAGCCAAGCATCTACATTTCATAAAGCAGATGAGAGTCATCAAGATTTTTATGAAAAAAATAAAGATCAAATGTATTGTGTAGTAGTGATTTCGCCTAAATTGGCAAAATTGAAAAAGCTGTACGCAAGTAAATTAAAAGAACAATAG
- a CDS encoding protein adenylyltransferase SelO, with protein sequence MKFNIQNTFTKELPADPIQENTRRQVTEACFSYVTPKKTSNPKMIHVSDEMAKSLGLSETAIASEEFKNIFTGNHVYKNTQPYAMCYGGHQFGHWAGQLGDGRAINLFETVYDNKKWALQLKGAGETPYSRTADGLAVLRSSIREYLCSEAMYHLGVPTTRVLSLAFSGDEVLRDVLYDGNAAYEKGAIVCRTSESFLRFGSYQIFPARGDVKTLKTLVDYTIKHHYSHLGEPSKETYVSFFKEVAERSLEMVIHWQRVGFVHGVMNTDNMSILGLTIDYGPYGWLEGYDHGWTPNTTDNTHKRYRYGSQPEMVLWNLYQLANALYPLIEEAEPLEAVLENYQEQFPEKYMQMMREKLGLFSSQELDGTLVSNLEEVLQKIETDMTIFFRLLSSISKDDSIEEAIKKIEKAFYTPSEVVDEIKKSWENWFQSYIDRLQNETVSDEDRKEKMNAINPKYVLRNYMAQLAIDDANKNDFVLLNELYLLLKNPYNEQPKYEKWFAKRPEWARNKVGCSMLSCSS encoded by the coding sequence TTGAAATTCAATATACAAAATACCTTTACTAAAGAATTACCAGCAGACCCAATTCAAGAAAATACTCGAAGACAGGTTACAGAAGCTTGTTTTTCGTATGTAACACCTAAAAAAACATCCAATCCAAAAATGATTCATGTTTCGGATGAAATGGCGAAGTCATTAGGGCTTTCAGAAACAGCAATAGCTTCAGAGGAGTTTAAGAACATTTTTACAGGGAATCATGTATATAAAAACACACAACCGTATGCGATGTGCTACGGCGGACATCAATTTGGACATTGGGCAGGACAATTAGGAGACGGCAGAGCAATTAATTTGTTTGAAACAGTCTATGATAATAAAAAATGGGCTTTGCAGTTAAAAGGAGCTGGAGAAACACCGTATTCACGTACTGCGGATGGACTAGCAGTGTTACGTTCCTCTATTCGTGAGTATTTGTGTAGTGAAGCCATGTATCATTTAGGAGTTCCTACAACAAGAGTTCTCTCCTTAGCTTTTTCGGGAGATGAAGTATTAAGAGATGTACTATACGACGGAAACGCTGCGTATGAAAAAGGAGCCATTGTATGTAGAACATCCGAGTCTTTTTTACGTTTTGGTAGTTACCAAATATTTCCTGCCAGAGGAGATGTAAAAACATTAAAAACATTAGTTGATTATACCATTAAACATCATTATTCTCATTTAGGTGAACCTTCAAAAGAAACGTATGTTTCCTTTTTTAAAGAGGTAGCAGAGCGTAGTTTAGAAATGGTAATTCACTGGCAACGTGTAGGTTTTGTACATGGAGTAATGAATACCGATAATATGTCGATTTTAGGTTTAACTATTGATTATGGGCCTTATGGATGGTTAGAAGGTTATGACCACGGATGGACACCAAATACAACGGATAATACCCATAAGCGTTACAGATATGGTTCGCAACCAGAGATGGTTTTATGGAATTTATATCAGTTGGCAAATGCTTTATATCCTTTAATTGAAGAAGCAGAACCTTTAGAAGCAGTTTTGGAAAATTACCAAGAGCAGTTTCCTGAAAAGTATATGCAAATGATGCGAGAAAAATTAGGACTTTTTTCTTCGCAAGAATTAGATGGAACGTTAGTTTCAAACCTTGAAGAAGTACTTCAAAAAATAGAAACAGACATGACTATTTTTTTTCGATTGTTGTCAAGCATTTCAAAAGATGATAGCATAGAGGAAGCAATCAAAAAAATAGAAAAAGCATTTTATACGCCTTCAGAAGTTGTAGACGAAATAAAAAAATCTTGGGAAAACTGGTTCCAAAGTTATATAGATAGATTACAAAACGAAACTGTTTCAGATGAAGACAGAAAAGAAAAAATGAATGCTATAAACCCGAAATATGTACTCAGAAATTATATGGCACAATTAGCCATTGATGATGCAAATAAAAATGACTTTGTATTGTTA